From one Acidobacteriota bacterium genomic stretch:
- a CDS encoding TonB-dependent receptor — MDNYSRKPFTLFLLTLLTLVLAVAGATAQSQALNGQIEGTVTDANSAAVAGATVSVRNLDTGAERSVTTDSEGSYRLPLLPLGKYRVTVEAPNFKKFVQEGVTLTTGSTATINVSLTPGGVNETITITSDAPIADPGKIDLGRVMNTREVQNLPNVSRNPYNFALLQSNVTGRPNVEFGVPRINANGYTRRTNYQLDGNNNTQADRGGIRLMPISDTFVAEVQLVTNGFSAEFGNTPGLIMNAVTPSGTNGFHGSASYRFRRTSMSSRPFNISPTAVKPETKVDNFTGALGGPIIKDRWQFYTGYEWVKRDLAGEPQRTITITDANKGRADRRRRSGRCFSDGYPGIPESQLFIFRTDAQLNDANRLTGRFNYFTNLSPNNIAGGLNTLQRSIDFDDKSYSIGLQLASIFSPTVINEFRYQYAKRDSRNIANSNSGTGISVVITGVANFGAPENDDTIAPLQVTSQFQDNLTWTRGDHGIKIGGGMNRIDDTRRSNQFARYTFPTLQSYLDARSGLTPRGYTNYVEAFGNPDIEYQSTFYNFFAQDDWKATRRLKINYGLRYDLYDIPEAFANSPFAASQSFKVDKNNFAPRLGVVYSVREGDRPTVFRASAGLYYDTVYLDFYQRALLNNGSPILFNFTFAPATAGSPAFPTTLGSLPAGAVLPVQSIETMSPDFENMYAIHMNFQLEQALTKDLAFTVGYIRSGGRHIPLYRNINRINPTSSLADGRPIFSNTVSAATRLDPRFNNILMAESVGNSNYNAMTLQLSKRFSKGYQFSVNYTLSKSEDDAPEQNLVATQVGNLVTQDPTSRRRDLGPSLADQRHTFVMSFVGRPQFNFANKALRYLVNNNQLGIIMTANSGERFNIIAVNDINLDGFTGSDNPVGIRRNSGVTPYQFNTDLRYSRFSISTRG, encoded by the coding sequence ATGGATAACTATTCGCGTAAACCATTCACGTTGTTCTTATTAACCCTGCTGACGCTGGTTCTGGCCGTCGCCGGGGCGACGGCTCAATCACAGGCGCTCAACGGCCAGATCGAAGGAACGGTGACGGACGCCAATTCGGCTGCCGTCGCCGGCGCGACCGTTTCGGTTCGCAATCTCGATACCGGCGCCGAACGCAGCGTAACGACCGATTCGGAAGGCAGTTATCGGCTTCCGTTGCTTCCGCTCGGCAAGTACCGCGTTACCGTCGAAGCGCCGAACTTCAAGAAGTTCGTGCAGGAAGGAGTGACTCTGACGACGGGTTCAACCGCGACGATCAATGTCTCCCTGACGCCTGGCGGAGTTAATGAAACGATCACGATCACGTCCGATGCGCCGATCGCCGATCCGGGAAAGATCGACCTCGGCCGCGTGATGAATACCCGCGAGGTTCAGAATCTTCCGAACGTCTCGCGCAACCCGTACAACTTCGCGCTCTTGCAGAGCAACGTCACGGGACGCCCGAACGTCGAATTCGGAGTTCCGCGAATCAACGCCAATGGTTATACGCGCCGCACGAACTATCAGCTCGACGGCAACAACAACACCCAGGCCGACCGCGGCGGGATTCGCCTGATGCCGATCTCGGATACGTTCGTCGCCGAAGTTCAGCTCGTGACGAACGGATTTTCGGCTGAATTCGGCAACACGCCCGGACTGATCATGAACGCCGTCACGCCGTCGGGAACAAATGGTTTCCACGGTTCTGCCAGCTACCGATTCCGCCGGACGTCGATGTCGTCGCGGCCGTTCAATATCTCGCCCACGGCGGTCAAGCCTGAAACCAAGGTCGACAACTTCACCGGCGCTCTCGGCGGGCCGATCATCAAGGATCGCTGGCAGTTCTACACCGGATACGAATGGGTCAAACGCGATCTAGCCGGCGAACCGCAGCGGACGATCACGATCACCGACGCCAATAAGGGCCGCGCTGATCGCCGCCGGCGTTCCGGCAGATGCTTTTCCGACGGCTATCCCGGCATCCCAGAAAGTCAACTTTTCATTTTCCGCACCGACGCCCAACTCAACGATGCGAACCGTCTGACGGGCAGGTTCAACTATTTCACTAATCTTTCGCCGAACAACATCGCCGGCGGATTGAACACTTTGCAGCGAAGCATCGACTTTGACGACAAATCGTATTCGATCGGACTGCAGCTGGCGTCGATCTTCTCCCCGACGGTCATCAACGAGTTTCGTTATCAGTACGCGAAACGCGATTCACGCAACATCGCGAACAGCAATTCGGGCACCGGAATCAGCGTCGTCATTACCGGCGTCGCCAATTTCGGCGCGCCGGAAAACGACGACACGATCGCGCCGCTTCAGGTGACGAGCCAGTTTCAGGACAACCTGACGTGGACGCGCGGCGACCACGGAATCAAGATCGGCGGCGGTATGAACCGCATCGACGATACGCGTCGTTCGAACCAATTCGCGCGCTACACGTTCCCGACGCTGCAGTCGTATCTCGATGCAAGAAGCGGATTGACGCCGCGCGGCTACACCAATTACGTCGAAGCGTTCGGCAATCCGGATATCGAATATCAATCGACGTTCTACAACTTTTTCGCTCAGGACGACTGGAAGGCGACCCGCCGTTTGAAGATCAATTACGGTCTCCGTTACGACCTTTACGATATTCCAGAGGCGTTCGCGAACTCGCCGTTTGCGGCTTCGCAGTCGTTCAAGGTGGACAAGAACAACTTCGCGCCGCGTCTCGGAGTTGTTTATTCGGTCCGCGAGGGGGATCGCCCGACGGTGTTCCGTGCCAGCGCCGGACTCTATTACGATACGGTCTATCTCGATTTTTACCAGCGCGCGTTGCTCAATAACGGCAGCCCGATCCTGTTCAACTTTACGTTTGCGCCGGCAACCGCCGGATCGCCGGCGTTCCCGACAACCCTCGGTTCATTGCCGGCCGGAGCTGTTTTGCCGGTGCAGAGCATCGAGACGATGTCGCCTGACTTTGAGAATATGTATGCGATCCATATGAATTTTCAGCTTGAACAGGCGTTGACCAAGGATCTCGCGTTCACTGTCGGCTACATTCGTTCGGGCGGCCGTCACATTCCGCTTTACCGCAACATCAATCGAATCAATCCGACGTCGTCGCTTGCCGACGGCCGTCCGATCTTCAGCAACACGGTGAGTGCGGCGACCCGTCTTGATCCCCGTTTCAACAATATCCTGATGGCCGAGTCCGTCGGAAATTCAAATTACAACGCGATGACGCTGCAGCTTTCGAAGCGGTTTTCGAAGGGATACCAGTTCAGCGTCAATTACACTTTGTCGAAATCGGAAGACGACGCTCCGGAACAGAATCTCGTCGCGACCCAGGTCGGAAACCTTGTAACCCAGGATCCGACGAGCCGCCGCCGCGATCTGGGGCCGTCGCTCGCGGACCAGCGTCATACGTTCGTTATGAGCTTTGTCGGCCGGCCGCAGTTCAACTTCGCGAACAAGGCGTTGCGTTACCTCGTCAACAACAACCAGCTCGGGATCATAATGACGGCGAACAGCGGCGAGCGGTTCAACATCATTGCGGTCAACGACATCAATCTGGATGGTTTCACCGGATCGGACAACCCGGTCGGAATCCGCCGGAATTCCGGCGTCACGCCGTACCAGTTCAATACCGATCTGCGCTACTCGCGGTTTTCAATTTCAACGAGAGGTTGA